In a genomic window of Pontibacter liquoris:
- a CDS encoding sensor histidine kinase translates to MDIYLFRSAPKAHSQGFQHHYLPYNNKAVRLLSRTWLIIAALVFASNFVVSYAHQFPGAALYRVAYSLYLVAGLSVFLVDLWLRSQQAERTRKYYRYLYLGYAFVFAVTCLLMSVAVQGSPINNMTMYLLGLSLIAVLFVLELKELIILAAVVELTFVGGVMLLDLPTERIIMNQTGSLFLILFFFLISRLNYSFRFNHFHQLRLIEEKKEELEQLSKAKTKILGIVAHDLRGPFANIEKMASMLLHKPMAPEQQTRFFEHILKSCQNSKGLINELLEMARYDQEGACLPEPVKLNDLLDELKLSWQFQLKDTRQLFVQKASEDLWVNLDVEKFRRVLDNLLSNAVKFTQEKGNIMVRPVQQESMIHLEITDDGIGIPEAIRSRLFEPFSGAGRKGLQGEQTVGLGLSIARKLVEMHQGTLELDNGQEKGTTFRITLPALPTAL, encoded by the coding sequence ATGGATATTTACCTTTTTCGTTCTGCTCCCAAAGCCCACTCCCAAGGTTTCCAACATCACTACCTTCCTTACAACAACAAGGCTGTCCGGTTGCTCTCCAGGACATGGCTGATTATCGCCGCTTTGGTATTTGCGAGTAATTTTGTGGTCAGCTATGCCCACCAGTTTCCGGGCGCCGCCCTCTACCGTGTCGCTTACAGTCTCTATCTTGTAGCCGGGCTAAGCGTTTTCCTTGTCGACCTTTGGCTTAGGTCTCAGCAGGCGGAAAGGACTCGAAAATACTATCGCTACCTCTACCTGGGCTATGCTTTTGTATTTGCTGTAACATGCCTGCTGATGTCGGTGGCTGTGCAGGGAAGCCCCATCAACAACATGACCATGTACCTGCTGGGGCTCTCGCTCATCGCCGTGCTTTTTGTATTGGAATTGAAAGAACTGATAATCCTGGCAGCTGTCGTGGAGCTTACGTTTGTGGGAGGTGTCATGCTGCTGGATTTGCCTACCGAACGCATCATCATGAACCAGACCGGGTCCCTGTTCCTGATCCTCTTCTTCTTCCTTATTAGCAGGCTAAACTATAGCTTCCGGTTCAACCACTTTCACCAGCTCAGACTGATTGAGGAGAAAAAAGAAGAGCTGGAACAGCTGAGTAAAGCAAAAACCAAGATTCTCGGAATTGTTGCACATGATTTACGCGGCCCTTTTGCCAATATTGAAAAGATGGCTTCGATGTTGCTGCACAAGCCCATGGCACCCGAGCAGCAGACCCGATTTTTTGAGCATATCCTGAAAAGCTGCCAGAATTCGAAAGGCCTCATCAATGAATTGCTGGAGATGGCCCGCTACGACCAGGAGGGGGCTTGCCTTCCGGAGCCTGTGAAGCTCAACGACTTGCTGGATGAACTGAAGCTTTCCTGGCAGTTTCAGTTAAAGGATACGCGACAGCTTTTTGTACAAAAAGCCTCGGAGGACCTGTGGGTTAACCTGGATGTGGAGAAGTTCAGGCGGGTGTTGGATAACCTCCTCTCGAACGCTGTTAAGTTTACCCAGGAGAAAGGCAACATCATGGTCCGCCCGGTGCAACAGGAAAGCATGATACACTTAGAGATCACAGACGATGGCATCGGGATACCGGAGGCCATACGTTCCCGCTTATTCGAGCCTTTCTCCGGGGCAGGAAGAAAAGGGTTACAAGGAGAACAAACGGTTGGGCTTGGCTTAAGCATCGCACGAAAACTGGTAGAAATGCACCAGGGTACTTTAGAACTGGATAACGGACAGGAGAAGGGAACAACATTCCGGATCACCTTGCCGGCCCTTCCTACTGCGCTGTAA
- a CDS encoding Sec-independent protein translocase subunit TatA/TatB, with product MILENVLLFLGDLGGGEIMIILVVFLLLFGAKRIPELARGLGRGIREFKDAASEVTHEITRAADEQDRIKGEQQENQPSQR from the coding sequence ATGATTTTAGAAAACGTGCTTCTTTTCCTGGGGGATCTCGGGGGCGGGGAGATCATGATCATCCTGGTCGTTTTTCTTTTGCTGTTTGGCGCAAAGCGCATTCCCGAACTGGCCAGGGGCCTTGGCCGTGGTATCCGGGAGTTCAAGGATGCGGCCAGCGAGGTGACGCACGAGATCACGCGTGCGGCCGATGAACAGGATCGGATAAAGGGGGAGCAGCAGGAGAATCAGCCCTCCCAGCGATAG
- a CDS encoding LexA family protein yields MNSIKTIPLHSAVLELLDIQSFEELELPFVASYVSAGFPSPAEDYVEDKIDLGRYLVQNPSSTYFMRVRGNSMQDANIHEGDVLVIDKSLKPADGLPVICFLNGEFTVKTFSQSRKGVFLLPANPVYAPIEITEEMDMRVWGVVVWVLHKPVKR; encoded by the coding sequence ATGAACAGCATAAAAACGATTCCCCTGCACTCTGCTGTGTTGGAGCTCCTGGACATCCAAAGCTTTGAAGAACTCGAGCTTCCCTTTGTGGCCTCTTATGTGTCGGCCGGTTTTCCCTCGCCTGCCGAGGACTACGTGGAAGACAAAATCGACCTGGGCCGGTACCTGGTGCAGAACCCCTCGTCCACCTACTTCATGCGGGTGCGGGGCAACTCGATGCAGGACGCCAACATCCACGAGGGCGATGTACTGGTGATCGACAAGTCGTTGAAGCCGGCGGACGGGCTGCCGGTGATCTGCTTTCTGAACGGGGAGTTTACCGTCAAGACCTTCAGCCAAAGCCGCAAAGGCGTTTTCCTCCTGCCGGCCAACCCGGTGTATGCCCCGATCGAAATTACCGAGGAGATGGACATGCGGGTATGGGGCGTGGTGGTGTGGGTGCTGCACAAGCCCGTAAAGCGCTAA
- a CDS encoding Y-family DNA polymerase has translation MVGLCDCNNFFASCERVFAPELNGKPVVVLSNNDGCVIARSNEAKKLNIPMGEPYFNIGNLVENGHVRAFSSNYVLYGDMSDRVMQTLAQFTPNVEIYSIDECFLDFSSFYKKDLSAYGREIRNTVQRWTGIPVSLGIAPTKALAKVANKLAKKSAKANGVLVLQEPRHIEAALKATAVEDVWGIGGQYAKLLHKHGMHTALDFSIASPTWVRKHMSVVGVRLLNELRGEACLALEEVAPPKKGICTSRSFGKKLTDFEDIQNATATYAARCAKKLRAQKSCARLITIFLNTNWFSDKDQQYHASKSIYLPVATNSGIELIHYANLALKAIYREGYWYKKSGVFVTDIMPESQVQLDLLDEVNRAKHRKLMAVMDTLTDRFGRERVKVAEQGVDKGWLLRSDMRSPCYTTRLSDIQTVYVR, from the coding sequence ATGGTGGGGCTCTGCGACTGCAACAACTTCTTTGCCTCCTGTGAGCGGGTGTTCGCCCCTGAGCTGAACGGAAAGCCTGTCGTGGTGCTCAGCAACAACGACGGCTGCGTGATCGCCCGGAGCAACGAGGCCAAAAAGCTCAACATCCCGATGGGGGAGCCTTACTTCAACATCGGGAACCTGGTGGAAAACGGGCACGTGAGGGCCTTCTCTTCCAACTACGTGCTGTATGGAGATATGTCTGACCGCGTGATGCAGACGCTGGCGCAGTTCACGCCCAACGTGGAGATCTATTCCATCGATGAATGCTTCCTGGACTTCTCTTCCTTTTACAAAAAGGACCTGAGCGCCTATGGCCGCGAGATCAGGAACACGGTGCAGCGCTGGACAGGTATTCCGGTCAGCCTGGGGATTGCGCCCACGAAAGCACTGGCCAAGGTGGCCAACAAGCTGGCCAAGAAATCCGCAAAAGCAAACGGGGTGCTGGTGCTCCAGGAGCCCCGCCACATCGAGGCGGCCCTGAAAGCCACGGCCGTAGAGGACGTGTGGGGCATTGGCGGGCAGTATGCCAAACTGCTCCACAAGCACGGCATGCACACGGCCCTGGACTTCTCGATAGCTTCCCCGACATGGGTCCGCAAGCACATGAGCGTAGTAGGTGTCAGGCTTCTAAATGAGCTAAGGGGAGAGGCCTGCCTGGCGCTCGAGGAAGTGGCTCCGCCCAAGAAAGGCATCTGCACGTCCCGCAGCTTTGGCAAGAAACTCACCGATTTTGAAGACATACAGAATGCCACGGCCACGTACGCGGCCCGGTGCGCCAAGAAGCTACGGGCGCAGAAGAGCTGCGCGCGGCTGATCACGATCTTTCTCAACACCAACTGGTTTTCTGATAAAGACCAGCAATACCATGCCAGTAAAAGCATCTACCTGCCCGTGGCCACGAACTCCGGTATAGAGCTGATCCACTATGCCAACCTTGCCCTGAAGGCCATCTACCGGGAAGGCTACTGGTACAAGAAGTCGGGGGTGTTCGTCACCGACATCATGCCGGAAAGCCAGGTGCAGCTGGACCTGCTCGATGAGGTGAACCGCGCCAAGCACCGCAAGCTCATGGCGGTGATGGACACGCTCACCGACCGGTTCGGCAGGGAGCGGGTGAAGGTAGCCGAGCAGGGGGTGGACAAGGGGTGGCTGCTTCGCTCGGACATGCGCTCGCCTTGTTATACGACCAGGCTCAGCGACATCCAGACAGTATATGTGCGCTAA
- a CDS encoding PAS domain S-box protein → MKTNQPPFDFEKMVRHSLDIMGSLDRNGYILFVSDACQTVLGYERNELIGAHYSRFLHPEDRVATSQALREVCARGRKTDFENRYLHSNGQPVLMRWSGVWSEDEETLYCVGRDITEQKAREQRYQALFDNSPDLVFVESPEGLVMEVNQVFQKTFHLGEEQVTGAPASAFLSSEAAAVNALYFEQALRGNATRFELTLAMEGETRIYDTQKYPVLVNNQVVCVQTVAKDLTPVIHSYETIRQQAKKLHNIFESITDAFLTLDKNWNFAYINSEAERLFSLNRQYHIGKNAWEEFPAEMQGEFFQHYQHAAQTGKSVHFEAYYAGTDRWVEVKAFPSEEGLSIYFDDVTEKVKARKELEKLSLVASKTTNGVIITDRERRIEWVNEGFTRLTGYGLEEALGKKPSELLHNPNTDTRAFESVRDRMDSGEPVSFEILNSRKNGEDIWLSVQVNPIHDEKGQLSRFITIQSDITERVKAQQELGKLALVASKSKNSVIIMDRDRQVEWVNEAFTILTGYTLPEVAGKAPYSLLAGEETDKATVRQIIEAGEQGLPIEGELLVYKKSGEKRWFRIEATPAFDEGGNLFRFIGVQTDITESVKAKQELEMLSLVASKTNNSVLIAGSDWRITWVNEGFTRLTGYSLEEASGKMPSELLHDHRTDPTTYAALEGKLLDGEPITFEVLNVKKNGEAVWINVDITAIFNEAGQLTRFIEVQTDISALKNSELELTQSAKDLYRHNKDLEQFTYIVSHNLRAPVASALGLANLLARMDKGSAVYDSALANLKESVSRLDTVMKDLNKILSIRDSKAALELDQVDVPLVIQQVASSLQELLEKCGGEIITDIAEGCSVLANRAYVYSVFYNLLSNAIKYRSPERALSVRIRCFCNNTKGVLISFADNGSGFDTEAAGTNLFRLYKRFHSDREGRGMGLYLVKTHLEAMGGHVEVSSEVGVGTRFLIYLPHQQHEHIPH, encoded by the coding sequence ATGAAAACAAACCAACCCCCTTTTGACTTCGAGAAGATGGTGAGGCATTCCCTCGACATCATGGGGAGCCTCGACCGGAATGGGTACATCCTCTTCGTGAGTGATGCCTGTCAAACGGTATTAGGGTATGAGCGCAACGAACTGATCGGGGCTCATTATTCCAGGTTCCTGCACCCGGAAGATAGGGTTGCCACCAGCCAGGCTCTCCGGGAAGTGTGTGCACGCGGCAGGAAGACCGACTTTGAGAACCGCTACCTGCACAGCAACGGACAGCCCGTGCTCATGCGTTGGTCCGGGGTATGGTCTGAGGACGAAGAAACCCTTTACTGTGTCGGGCGTGACATCACCGAGCAAAAGGCAAGAGAGCAACGCTACCAGGCGTTGTTCGACAATAGCCCAGACCTTGTATTCGTGGAAAGCCCCGAGGGCCTTGTCATGGAAGTCAACCAGGTGTTTCAAAAGACATTTCACCTTGGGGAAGAGCAGGTAACAGGTGCTCCTGCATCTGCGTTCCTCTCTTCCGAGGCGGCGGCTGTCAATGCCCTTTATTTTGAGCAGGCCTTACGGGGAAACGCCACCAGGTTTGAGCTTACGCTTGCTATGGAGGGCGAGACCCGGATATATGATACCCAGAAGTACCCTGTCCTTGTGAATAATCAAGTCGTGTGCGTCCAGACGGTTGCCAAGGACCTGACGCCTGTCATTCACTCCTATGAAACGATCCGGCAGCAGGCAAAAAAACTGCATAATATCTTTGAGAGCATCACCGATGCCTTTCTCACCCTCGACAAAAACTGGAACTTTGCCTACATCAACAGCGAAGCGGAGCGGTTGTTCTCGTTGAACAGGCAATACCATATTGGAAAAAATGCCTGGGAGGAATTTCCGGCCGAAATGCAGGGCGAATTCTTTCAGCACTACCAGCATGCCGCCCAAACAGGAAAATCCGTGCATTTTGAAGCCTACTACGCCGGTACGGACAGGTGGGTGGAAGTAAAGGCTTTCCCTTCGGAGGAGGGGCTGTCCATTTACTTCGACGATGTCACCGAAAAGGTAAAGGCAAGGAAGGAACTTGAGAAGCTCTCGCTGGTAGCCAGCAAGACGACGAACGGCGTGATTATCACGGACAGGGAACGCAGGATCGAGTGGGTGAACGAGGGCTTCACCAGGCTGACGGGATACGGGTTAGAGGAGGCGCTAGGGAAGAAACCGTCTGAATTGCTGCACAACCCCAACACGGACACAAGGGCTTTCGAATCGGTGCGGGATCGGATGGATAGCGGGGAACCCGTGTCTTTCGAAATCCTGAACAGCAGAAAAAACGGGGAGGATATCTGGCTGTCTGTGCAGGTAAACCCTATACACGATGAGAAGGGCCAGCTATCCAGGTTCATCACCATACAAAGTGACATTACCGAAAGAGTAAAAGCACAGCAGGAACTGGGCAAGCTTGCCCTGGTTGCCAGCAAGAGCAAGAATTCGGTGATCATCATGGACAGAGACCGGCAGGTCGAGTGGGTCAATGAGGCCTTCACGATCCTGACGGGCTACACCCTGCCCGAGGTCGCGGGCAAAGCCCCCTACAGCCTGCTGGCAGGAGAGGAAACCGACAAAGCAACTGTCCGGCAAATCATAGAAGCGGGAGAGCAGGGGCTGCCTATCGAAGGGGAATTGCTGGTCTACAAAAAGTCCGGTGAGAAACGTTGGTTCAGGATAGAGGCTACGCCTGCTTTTGATGAAGGGGGCAACCTGTTTCGGTTCATTGGTGTGCAGACCGATATCACGGAAAGTGTCAAGGCTAAGCAGGAGCTTGAGATGCTTTCCCTGGTAGCCAGCAAGACCAACAACAGCGTGCTCATTGCCGGCAGCGACTGGCGGATCACGTGGGTGAACGAGGGCTTTACCCGGTTGACAGGGTATAGCCTGGAGGAGGCATCAGGCAAAATGCCCTCCGAGCTGCTGCACGACCACCGCACAGACCCGACGACGTATGCGGCGCTGGAAGGAAAGCTACTGGATGGCGAGCCGATTACTTTTGAAGTCCTGAACGTGAAAAAGAACGGGGAAGCCGTATGGATCAACGTGGACATCACCGCCATTTTCAACGAGGCAGGGCAGCTGACAAGGTTCATTGAGGTCCAAACCGACATCTCCGCCCTCAAAAACTCGGAACTGGAACTGACCCAATCCGCAAAAGACCTGTACCGGCACAACAAGGACCTCGAGCAGTTCACCTACATTGTCTCCCACAATCTCCGGGCACCGGTCGCCAGCGCCCTGGGACTGGCTAACCTGCTGGCCCGTATGGACAAAGGCAGCGCGGTATACGACAGCGCGCTGGCCAACTTAAAGGAAAGCGTGAGCAGGCTGGATACGGTCATGAAAGACCTGAATAAGATTCTCTCCATCCGGGACAGCAAAGCAGCCCTGGAGCTGGATCAGGTGGATGTCCCCCTTGTCATCCAACAGGTAGCGTCTTCGTTGCAGGAGCTGCTGGAGAAATGCGGAGGCGAGATCATCACCGACATCGCGGAAGGTTGTAGCGTGTTGGCAAACAGGGCCTACGTGTACAGCGTGTTTTACAACCTGCTGTCCAATGCCATCAAATACAGGTCACCGGAGCGCGCCCTTTCCGTGCGCATCAGGTGCTTTTGCAACAACACCAAAGGCGTGCTGATCTCGTTTGCAGACAATGGCTCGGGGTTTGATACGGAAGCGGCTGGCACGAACCTCTTCCGGCTTTACAAGCGGTTCCACTCGGACAGGGAAGGCAGGGGTATGGGCCTGTACCTGGTCAAAACCCATCTGGAAGCGATGGGGGGACACGTGGAAGTCAGCAGCGAAGTGGGAGTAGGCACCCGATTTCTGATATATTTACCGCATCAACAGCATGAACATATTCCTCATTGA
- a CDS encoding response regulator: MNIFLIDDDDLSRFLTQHTLLLEEAQLHIETFPSAMEALGALKAAGNEVPDIILLDLNMPVMDGWQLLEALGPLMPRLLDRCRIYILTSSLDLADSERAKAYALVSGLIHKPLKSEDIEVIFSQYPTPGKGNPEKKK, translated from the coding sequence ATGAACATATTCCTCATTGACGATGACGATCTGAGCAGGTTCCTCACGCAGCACACGCTGCTCCTGGAAGAGGCGCAGCTCCATATAGAAACCTTCCCTTCAGCCATGGAAGCTTTGGGGGCGTTGAAGGCAGCAGGCAATGAGGTTCCCGACATCATCCTGCTGGATCTGAATATGCCCGTCATGGATGGCTGGCAGTTACTGGAGGCCCTCGGGCCACTCATGCCCAGGCTTTTAGACAGGTGCCGGATTTATATCCTGACTTCATCGCTTGACCTGGCCGACAGTGAAAGAGCCAAAGCCTATGCCCTTGTATCAGGTCTTATCCACAAGCCGCTCAAGAGCGAGGACATTGAAGTGATCTTTTCCCAGTACCCCACCCCGGGCAAGGGCAACCCTGAAAAGAAGAAGTAG
- a CDS encoding GAF domain-containing protein, translating into MKKENPFEKPSVPAKEEERLAKLLGYNVMDDYARSGTFKHVVGMAAYIFRVPIAFVNFVAEENILIKASVGIEGLGEVRREIGLCSLAVLRDEVTVFENARLEQRLATNPLVHGAFGLQFYAGAPIRTPDGIRIGVVAIADKQPRTFSREAEQMLEALAAIVMDELEARKALRNL; encoded by the coding sequence ATGAAAAAGGAGAATCCGTTCGAAAAACCGTCTGTTCCCGCTAAGGAGGAAGAGCGGCTGGCAAAGCTGCTGGGCTACAACGTCATGGACGACTATGCCAGGTCAGGCACTTTTAAGCATGTGGTGGGGATGGCAGCGTATATTTTCCGGGTGCCGATCGCATTCGTCAACTTTGTGGCGGAAGAAAATATCCTCATCAAAGCAAGTGTAGGGATCGAGGGGCTCGGCGAGGTCAGACGGGAGATAGGCTTATGTTCCCTTGCGGTGCTGCGGGATGAGGTGACTGTATTTGAAAATGCCAGACTGGAACAGCGCCTGGCAACAAATCCCCTGGTGCATGGGGCGTTCGGCCTGCAATTCTACGCCGGGGCCCCCATCAGGACACCGGACGGTATCAGGATCGGGGTGGTGGCTATCGCCGATAAACAGCCCCGGACCTTCAGCCGGGAAGCTGAACAAATGCTCGAAGCGCTGGCAGCTATTGTCATGGACGAACTCGAAGCGCGCAAGGCCCTGCGAAACCTGTAG
- a CDS encoding SOS response-associated peptidase — translation MCGRYSVAPKPKGDSKAARLLAQSMKEGRFNAAPSQALPVITNEQPDQVQFFSWGLQPFWAKDAKAVKRSINARAETLTEKPSFRKLLTSKRCLVPADGFFEWQVTPQGKVPHRILLKNEELFSFAGLWDEWLDRGTGEVLHTYTIITTEANEVVRPIHDRMPVILSPEAEELWLDEHESQEELLSLLHPFQAEQMKAYPVSPLVNSPLNDVPEVLNSL, via the coding sequence ATGTGTGGACGATATTCTGTAGCCCCCAAACCCAAAGGTGACTCCAAGGCAGCCCGGCTGCTGGCGCAAAGTATGAAGGAAGGGCGTTTCAACGCAGCCCCTTCCCAGGCCCTGCCTGTCATCACCAACGAGCAGCCCGACCAGGTGCAGTTTTTTTCCTGGGGCCTGCAGCCCTTCTGGGCCAAGGATGCCAAGGCCGTCAAACGTTCGATTAACGCCAGGGCCGAAACGCTGACAGAGAAGCCCTCCTTTCGCAAGCTGCTCACCTCCAAACGCTGCCTGGTGCCGGCAGACGGTTTCTTTGAGTGGCAGGTCACGCCGCAGGGCAAGGTGCCGCACCGCATCCTGCTCAAAAACGAGGAGCTGTTCTCCTTTGCCGGTCTCTGGGACGAATGGCTCGACAGGGGAACAGGGGAAGTGCTGCACACCTACACCATCATCACCACGGAGGCGAATGAAGTGGTGCGGCCGATCCATGACCGCATGCCCGTCATCCTCTCACCCGAAGCTGAAGAACTCTGGCTGGATGAGCACGAGTCGCAGGAGGAACTTCTCTCGCTGCTACATCCTTTCCAGGCAGAGCAGATGAAAGCCTACCCGGTTTCCCCGCTGGTCAACTCCCCGCTAAACGACGTGCCGGAAGTGCTTAATTCGCTCTGA
- a CDS encoding nuclease A inhibitor family protein, which translates to MSSQTISTQELLEALQKQAEGLYYVSETDAPFEVVHYPAGQEPEQIARQVAVAAGMPAAQELVTEELAHFFRNMTNAAADLPAEAQQEARRFEELQAFLEQHLAQVKVYRAGARKITALILGKASTGEVVGLKTQLVET; encoded by the coding sequence ATGAGCAGTCAGACAATATCCACCCAGGAGCTTTTAGAAGCGCTTCAAAAGCAGGCGGAAGGCCTGTACTATGTAAGCGAAACCGATGCCCCTTTCGAAGTTGTGCATTACCCTGCCGGCCAGGAGCCGGAACAAATCGCAAGGCAGGTAGCCGTAGCGGCTGGCATGCCGGCCGCGCAGGAGCTCGTCACAGAAGAGCTGGCGCATTTTTTTCGGAATATGACGAACGCTGCTGCTGATTTACCGGCAGAAGCACAGCAGGAGGCCCGACGCTTTGAGGAGCTGCAGGCTTTCCTCGAGCAGCACCTCGCGCAGGTAAAGGTCTACCGGGCAGGAGCGCGGAAGATCACGGCTCTCATCCTGGGCAAAGCTTCAACAGGCGAGGTGGTGGGCCTCAAAACGCAGCTGGTGGAAACATAA
- a CDS encoding sensor histidine kinase — protein MSDTLLIIAVGTTLLLLLGLFIAFMTLAYQQKRLQHQEEVTGLVTAYQKEILKAQLEMQEQTFLSISQEIHDNVGQILSLVRLHISTLGTGMPTGSDQKIQSSKVLLDQAIADLRDLSKRLNSNYVSQQSLATLLRFQLELIGKTGVVATHLEVTGEEGPLHPEKKLILFRIAQEAINNTLRHAGADTLTARLVFSARKLALHLADNGKGLPAPDPASPTQGLRGTGMQNMYYRAELIGATLRIQGPPGEGTRLALELPLN, from the coding sequence ATGTCTGATACCCTCCTGATCATCGCTGTGGGCACAACGCTGCTGTTGCTGCTGGGGCTCTTCATCGCCTTTATGACGCTTGCCTACCAGCAAAAGCGCCTGCAGCACCAGGAGGAAGTGACGGGCCTTGTCACAGCCTACCAGAAAGAAATACTCAAAGCCCAGCTGGAAATGCAGGAACAGACCTTCCTTTCCATTTCCCAGGAGATCCATGACAACGTCGGCCAGATCCTCTCGCTGGTGCGGCTGCATATCAGTACGCTCGGAACGGGCATGCCCACGGGCTCGGATCAGAAAATACAAAGCAGCAAAGTCCTGCTGGACCAGGCGATCGCCGACCTGCGCGACCTCTCCAAAAGACTCAACAGCAACTACGTGAGCCAGCAAAGCCTGGCTACCCTGCTTCGCTTCCAGCTGGAGCTGATCGGCAAAACCGGCGTGGTCGCCACGCATTTGGAGGTTACGGGCGAGGAAGGCCCTTTGCATCCTGAAAAGAAGCTGATTCTCTTCCGCATCGCGCAGGAAGCCATCAACAACACGCTCCGGCATGCGGGGGCCGACACCCTCACGGCCCGCCTTGTTTTTTCTGCGCGCAAGCTGGCCCTCCACCTTGCTGACAACGGCAAGGGCCTGCCGGCACCGGACCCGGCTTCTCCAACACAGGGTCTCCGGGGCACCGGGATGCAAAACATGTATTACCGGGCCGAGCTCATCGGTGCCACCCTCCGCATCCAGGGCCCGCCCGGGGAAGGCACCCGCCTTGCTCTTGAATTACCCCTAAACTGA
- a CDS encoding DNA/RNA non-specific endonuclease yields the protein MRILKPYYRYFLFFLLILAGCKETEVTPQQSVSLTPEQEQLLLGNPSGATAQESNPNNFLMEKPQFALSYSRQRGTPNWVSWHVSRQWLGSAERQDNFRPDPALPEGWYQVSASAYRGTGFDRGHNTPSADRTNSVESNAATFLMTNMIPQAPNNNQQTWANLEDYTRALVAAGMEVYVVMGSYGQGGTGSNGFAKTIDNGRVTVPARIWKVLVVLPEGENDLQRISRTTRVIAVDTPNEESVRSDWASYRTTVDAIEKATGYDLLSALPEQVQHVLESQVDEQAIP from the coding sequence ATGCGGATACTTAAACCTTACTATCGTTATTTTTTGTTTTTCCTGCTGATCTTGGCCGGCTGTAAAGAAACGGAGGTAACACCCCAGCAATCCGTCTCGCTTACGCCCGAGCAGGAGCAGCTGCTGTTGGGAAATCCCAGCGGCGCTACCGCCCAGGAAAGCAATCCAAACAACTTCCTAATGGAAAAGCCGCAGTTTGCGCTTTCCTATAGCCGGCAGCGCGGCACGCCCAACTGGGTGAGCTGGCATGTAAGCCGGCAGTGGCTGGGTTCGGCCGAACGGCAGGATAACTTTCGCCCGGATCCTGCTTTGCCCGAAGGCTGGTACCAGGTAAGTGCCTCGGCCTACAGGGGCACGGGCTTCGATCGCGGGCATAACACGCCTTCGGCAGACCGGACAAACTCCGTAGAAAGCAACGCAGCCACCTTTCTGATGACCAACATGATTCCGCAGGCTCCCAATAACAACCAGCAGACCTGGGCGAACCTGGAGGATTATACCCGTGCATTGGTAGCGGCCGGCATGGAAGTATATGTGGTGATGGGCAGCTATGGCCAGGGAGGCACGGGCAGTAATGGCTTTGCCAAAACCATAGACAACGGCCGGGTCACAGTGCCCGCCCGTATCTGGAAAGTGCTGGTGGTGCTTCCGGAAGGAGAAAATGACCTGCAGCGCATCAGCAGAACGACCCGGGTGATTGCCGTGGATACACCCAACGAGGAGAGCGTCCGTTCCGACTGGGCCTCCTACCGCACCACAGTAGACGCGATTGAAAAAGCCACCGGGTACGATCTGCTCTCGGCCTTGCCCGAGCAGGTGCAACATGTGCTCGAGAGCCAGGTGGACGAGCAGGCCATACCCTAG
- a CDS encoding response regulator transcription factor translates to MQPVSITKVALVDDHKLFRKGMLELINGFSTYTVSLEAENGRDFTRKLFPENIPDIVLLDISMPVMDGFETAAWLQEHHPQVKILALSMKNDEETVLRMLQCGVDGYVLKNADPSELRMALEALEVNGSYYAGSVREVLKRDLQNKKAPKAELTEREVEFLRLACTELPYKSFAPLLHVSPRVVESTREALFRKLDVVSRTGLVLYAIREGIFKVV, encoded by the coding sequence ATGCAGCCAGTCTCAATCACCAAAGTCGCCCTCGTAGATGATCATAAGCTGTTCCGAAAGGGCATGCTGGAACTCATTAACGGCTTTAGCACCTACACCGTGTCGCTGGAGGCCGAAAACGGCAGGGACTTTACCCGCAAGCTCTTCCCGGAAAACATCCCGGATATTGTGCTCCTGGATATCAGCATGCCCGTGATGGACGGCTTTGAAACAGCCGCCTGGCTGCAGGAGCACCACCCGCAGGTCAAGATCCTGGCCCTGTCGATGAAAAACGATGAGGAGACCGTCCTGCGCATGCTCCAATGTGGGGTAGACGGCTATGTGCTCAAGAACGCCGATCCCTCGGAGCTGCGCATGGCCCTGGAGGCGCTGGAAGTAAACGGCAGCTACTATGCCGGCAGCGTGCGCGAGGTCCTCAAGCGGGACCTGCAAAATAAAAAGGCGCCCAAGGCGGAGCTGACCGAGCGGGAAGTGGAATTCCTCCGGCTGGCCTGCACGGAGCTTCCCTACAAATCCTTTGCGCCTTTGCTGCACGTGTCGCCCCGGGTGGTGGAATCCACGCGGGAGGCCCTGTTTCGCAAACTGGACGTGGTCTCCCGGACCGGCCTGGTCCTCTATGCCATCAGGGAAGGCATTTTTAAGGTAGTGTAA